TGGCTCAGACGCGTGCGTCTGAGTGGCGCAGCCACAAGAGGTCGCTGACCGGCGTTCAGTAGGCTTTATCACAACCTTTGTCATCGAAGACTGTAGCTTCCATTCAGCGCTGGACAGCTTCTTCCTGTGACTTCGTCACCCAGACGCACGCGTCTAGGCCAACCCTGTTCGCCCGGTTCTGGCGTCTCTCCGGGGCTGGACCGGGAAAATCGCTTCAAGCGGCATATCCTGAATAACCGATACAGTCGATAGCGCAGACTTCAGCGAGCGTGATTCGTTGCCGCTGAAGTCCTGCCTGTAGATCAGGCCGCGGGGTCGGTTGGGGGATCAGCCGTTACGCGTTTCCGCTGATGAAGAAGTCATTGGACTGATCCAGCGGACTGACAAAACTGGGGATGTGGGCGAAACAGCTGCGGAATACGCAGAGACGCAGACGGTCTGCCAGCTCGACAGACGGTGCTTCGTGGTTCGCAAGGGGACTGTCATGAGACGGGTAACAATTCTGTCTGCACTGGGGGCGATCATCAGCCTCTGGGCGCCGCTCACGGCCTGTCAGGCTGACGACCCGGCGACAATCATTACAGCGCGGGACGAATTCACCATTCCGTTCCGGTACGACCAGCAGATGCTCGGTCGTCTCTCGGCTCGTGAAGTCGTACTTTCTGTCTCCGTCGATGGAGGGCGAAGCTGGAATCAGGCGGCTGCTCAACCGATTGACGAGCAGGATTTTCAGTTCGAACCGACTGCGGAAGGCGAATACTGGTTCGCAGTTTCGGTGCGAGATACCGAAGGGCGTCTGCATCCCGATCCGAAGAAAACTCCGCCAGGATTGAAGGTAATTGTCGATCGCCAGAATCCGGATCTGCAGTTGAAACTGACTCGACAGAAATCAGATCGAATTGAACTGAGTTGGAAGATCCAGGAAGTTCATCCCGACATCGAGACTCTTCAGCTTGAGTACCGCAATGCCTCGGATGAAAGCTGGAAGCAGGTTTACATCGCCAAGGCCCTTTCCGGACAAACGTCCTGGAAGATGTTGCCGGGCCAGCTGCCGGAAGTCCGCGGACGAGTGTTCGATACCGCCGGGAACGTGACGCAGACGGTCATCTCTCTGGAGAAAGAGATCGAGCCGGTCAAATCGAGAACACAGACCGTTACGGCGACAGATCCGGTCCGCGCACCGCTTTTGGAGAAGGCTTCGACCGAACCTCCCGCCATGCCGATCATCATGCCCAAAGAAACGGTGACGGTGAATCAGCCCGTTCAGCTCAACGCACCACTGAACGTGCCGGCACCGCCCCAGGGGCTACCGACGCCGACGCCGGTTGAACCCCGTTCGGAAACTTCGCTGGCACCCGCCCAGGAATGGAGTCAGAAGCATCCGGGGCAGTTGCCCCAGGTTTCCTACGACGAGAACGCACTTCCCGCTGAAGTGCTCGATCTGCAGGAAACACGCACTCGCCACGTCAACGCTCATCAGTTCCAGATCGACTATCAGGTCGCTGGGGTGGGGCCTTCCGGGGTCGGAGCCGTGGAACTGTTCATTACCCAGGACAACGGCGCTCAATGGTGGCGGTATGGGGTCGACCCGGATCTGAAAAGTCCGATGGAAGTCAGCGTGCCGGAAGATGGACGCTACGGGTTTCACTTCCGGATTCACAGCGGAGTCGGAAACGCCGAAGCTCCGCCGCAGCCGGGACGGGCTCCGCAGATCGATGTCATCGTCGATTCTCAGGCGCCCAAGCTGCATCTGGTTCGCAGCTATCAGGGGCACGGACCGCACATCAATCAGCTGACCGTGCAATGGCAGCTGGAAGATGAGTATCCGTCGGCCAAACCGGTCGCTTTGTATTACTCGGGTAATCCGACAGGACCGTGGCAGCAGATTGATGGCGGGATTCGGAACACCGGAAGTTACACCTTCCGTCTGCCCAATCACGCTCCCACACGGATGTACCTCCGCATGGTCGCGACCGATAGTGCCGGGAATGCGTCTGAACAGATTACGCGGGAGCCGCTGCTGATCGACCTGTCGCGTCCGACGGCTCGAGTGATCACGATCGACGCGATTCGCTAACGCGACGCAGACTCAGACGGCCTTCTTCAGTTCCTGCTGCCCGCGTTCCATGAGTGACCGCAGATCTCGGCAGCAGGTCTGCATCGAAAGCACAGCCTGCTGGAAATTCGTGTGCGTCGACGCTTCCGGAGCATCGACCGCGAACTGACGTGTCGCCTTTTCGAGCTTGCCGATCTTCTTGCTCAGCATTTTGAAGTAAGCCGCCGGATCGTCGACCCGCGTTTCCAGTGCCCGCGATGTGTCGAACACGCTGCGGGCGATTCCCATCAGCTCGGGAAAATCTTCGGATTCGTCGGAGTGCTTGACGAACGTCCGGACCATCCACGCATGAGCCATGACCATCTGGCAGTCGTGGACCAGCTCTTCCAGAAGAGAAACGTCGTTCTCCGGCGCGGCGGTATCGTTCTCGATCTGCTCGTTCATACGTTCTTTCAGATTTTCGATCTACGACCTACGGGTTCTCGTCCTGATAGTGGATCAGACTGCAGACGTCGTAGTCGGCGAGATGCCGACGTCCATCCAGGAAGTCGAGTTCAATCAGGAAGCCGCAGCCGACGACCTCGGCTCCGCATTGCTCGGCCAGTTTGGCACAGGCCTGAATCGTCCCGCCGGTGGCGAGTAGATCGTCGATGAGCAGCACTTTGTCGCCTTCGTCGACGGCATCGATATGGATTTCGAGGCAGTCGGTTCCGTACTCCAGTTCGTAGTGGAAGGCGTGCGTATCGAACGGCAGCTTCTTCGGCTTGCGGACTGGAATGAAGGAGACGTCGAGCTCCATGGCGAGCGGAGCGGCGAAGATGAAGCCCCGTGCTTCGGCGGCCATGATCTTTGTGACCCCGGAGTCCCGGAAGTGATCGGCAAACTGCCGAACGCTTTCCCGCATCGCACCCGCATTGGCGAGTAGCGGAGTGATGTCGCGAAACATGATTCCCGGCTTGGGAAAGTTCGGGACCGAACGGATGTATTGTTTCAGATCAAGAGTCGCCGTCATTGAGTAGAGCTTTCTGTATTTCGCAGCAGCTGGCGAGCTGCATCCACTTCATTTTGAGAGGTCGAGTCCCCATCATACAGTTCGATCAGGCTTCGCAAAATTGAACGGGCTTCTTCATTCTGGCCCTTCTTCAGCATTTCACGAGCTCGCATCAAAGCCGTCGAGGCTAACGGGCGGGAGTCGCTCGATTGAAGCGTCTCGTCAACCTGTAGCGAAAGGTCATCGAGGATCTCCCCAATCGCCCGGCGGAGTTCCGTATGATCGTTGTCCCCTTCGAGTAACCCGTACAGGTTACGCAGAACCTGTTCGGCTGCGACGCGGTCGCCGAGCTTGTAGTACTCGCCGGCCATGCGGAGAAACCGCTGGGCGTCTGTGACGCCATGCACCCGTTTTCGGCTCAAACGCGTGACGCCGAAGTCCTGCTTCAGTTCTTCAACCAAAATCTCTGAAAGCATCGGGCTGACTTCCGCTTCCCAGCGATCGGGGTCTTCTTCGATCAGAGGGGCGAGAAACTCATCCCGCGCTTCCGGCCAGTAGATCGTTCCCTTGTCGAACAGCTCCTGACCGCGGGCGAATCTCTCTTCAGGCGAGAGCTGTTGCTGTTGGAACCAGTACACACCGCCGGCGATCACGGCGATCAGAAGCAGGATCAGGACCCAGGTATTATCAAAGTAACGGGCCAGGGCGGATCCGGACTCGGCTCGCTCGATCTCGGCTCGAATGAGATCCCGCATCAGCGTCCCGCCGACCGCGTTGGGATCTTCTGTTCCAGCGACTATCGTCTCGGCCGTGCCGTCCAGAATGTTGCCAGCCGTGTCATCGGGCAGCGTACCGGAAATCGACAGGTCGACTTTCTTCAGGATCTCCTTGAGCCGCAGCGACAGGACGTAAGTATCCGGATACCGTTTGTCGGGATCTTTCTCCAGGCACTGGCAGACCACATCATCCAGCCAGTGAGGAATGTCCGGAACGTAGGTACGGGGCCGGTCGAACTGTCCGAAGCGATGCTTCTGGATCACCTCCATGGAAGTCTGACCGCTGAAGGGAGGACGAGCTGTAAGCATCGCGTACATCACCGCTCCCAGCGAATAGATGTCGCTCTTTTTGGTGGCCCGGCGTCCCTGCGCCTGTTCCGGCGACATGTATTCCGCCGTCCCGATAATCCCGCCCGTTTTGGTCAGGCGTGACGAAGCGAATACCTGGGCGACGCCGAAGTCGAGCAGCTTGATGTTCTCGTCGGGTGTAATCAGCAGATTGGATGGCTTGAGATCACGATGGATGACCCCGGCGTCGTGTGCGGACTTGAGTGCCTGGCAGATCTGAATCGCGAGTTCAATCACAGTCCGCCAGGGAATGCGACCCTGATCGCGAATGTACTGGTTAAGCGTCACCCCTTCGACGTACTCCATGGCGTAGTAGTACGTCTCGCTGTCATCGACGCCGCTTTCGTAGATCTCGACGATGTGCGGGTTCGAAACCGACTGCATCGCTTCGATTTCCCGGGTGAATCGCAGGACGAACCCTTCCTCGCGGGCCAGCGAAGCGGGCAGGACCTTCACCGCGGCAACGCGATCGCTCTCGACATGGCGGCCCAGATAGACGGTTCCCATGCCACCGGATCCGATTTTGCGTTCAATCTGATACGGGCCGACCTGGTCTGGAATCACGATTCACCTGGGGGATACGCTGAAATGTGCGAGAAGGAATCAGGTCAGTCTGGCCGAAACACCAACTGAATTCAATCAGAGCGAAAGTCGACGCGCTCGCACGCCCCAGTTATGATCGATCGCTCACCAACGACGACCCGGGTTCAACCGAGGAGACACCAATGATACGGACGAACGTTCTGCTCACGTTCCTGTGTGTGATCGTGCCGATGCTTCACGTTGGCACCGTACTGGAAGCGGCTGAAGGACAGCCGAACATTCTCTGGATCACCTGCGAAGATATGAGCGCCCGTCTGTCCTTTTACGGAGACGACACGGTCAAGACGCCGCGACTCGATGAGCTCGCCAGTCAGTCGGTTCGCTACAACCACTGCTACGGGACTTACGGCGTCTGTGCTCCGAACCGCCATACGCTCATCATGGGGATGTATCCCAGTACGACCGGCGCGATGGCGATGCGGACCTGGAAACGGACTTCCGCTTTGCACCTGATCAAGGATCCCGAACTTCTGGCTATTCCGACTTACGAAGCGACTCCGCCCGCCGGAGCGAAATGTTTCACGGAGTATCTGCGAGCCAACGGCTATTACTGCTCCAACAACTCGAAAACCGACTATCAGTTCCGGACGCCGATCACGGCTTGGGACGATTCGAGCAAGAAGGCTCACTGGCGCAATCGGCCGGATGATCAGACGCCATTTTTCTCGGTCTTCAACTTCACGATCACTCACGAAAGCAAAGTCCACAAACAGTCGTCGCCCACTGTGGTTGACCCGGCGGGTGTCGAGCTTCCTCCGTACTATCCGGATACGCCGATCATCCGCCGCGATCTCGCCCGGCACTACGACAACATCATTGCCCTGGACGCTCAAGTGGGGGAAGTGCTCGATCAGCTCGAAGAGGACGGGCTTGCCGACGACACGATCGTGTTCTTTTTCAGCGATCACGGCGACGGGCTTCCCCGAGCCAAACGCTGGGTGTATGACTCCGGCATTCATGTGCCGCTGCTCGTACGGTATCCCGATGGAAAGAAAGCCGGCACCACGAACGATGATCTGGTGAGCTTCGTCGACTTCGCGCCGACAGTGCTGTCGCTGGCCGGGATCTCGCTGCCGGCTCATATGCAGGGAACCGCGTTTCTTGGTCCGGCCGCCGGCAAGAAGCGGGAGTACATCTTCGCGTTCCGGGATCGCATGGATCCGGCGACCGAGCGAATTCGAGCCGTCCGCGACCATCGCTTCAAATACGTGCGGAACTATCGGCCAGATCTTCCTTACATCGCATTTCAGCCGTATCGCGATCTGATGGAACTGATGCAGGAGATTCACCGGCTGAACCGGGAAGGAACGCTAACCGAAGATCAGTGGCAGTTCACGGCTCAGTACAAGCCGCTCGAAGAGTTCTACGATACCGAGAATGATCCCCACGAGATTCACAATCTCGCCGGAGATCCGAAATGGTTTTCAGAAATGGCACGACTGAGAGAAGCTCACGAAAGGTTCTTTCGCATGCTCGGCGATCTGGGAGAACTCCCCGAGACCGAGCTGGTGAAGCACCTGTGGCCGCCCGATGGCGAGCAGCCCGAAACCGCCGTTCCCGTCATCCGGCAACAGGGCGACGAGGTGCAGGTCAGCTGCGATACCGAAGGAGCTTCTATCGCATTCCGCCGCCCGAATGACAAGAACTGGCAGCTCTACGTCGAACCGTTCACCGCACCGGCAGGCACGATCGTCAAAGCACAGGCCATTCGTCTGGGCTGGAAGCCGAGCCCGACCGTGGAGCACAAAATGCAGTAACCCCCCGGGAGAATTCTCCAATTGAGGTTAGCCACCGGATGCCGGCAGCTGTTATGCACTCAGGCGGTTCGGACCGCTTTGATCCCCTTCCGGGAATTCGAGCGTGTAGCCGTGTTCGAGATCGTCGTAGTGGTCGAGCTCATCGAGGAGCTTGAGTTCCTGTTCGATCTTGTCGACCAGCTGAGCAGCCGTCAGCTCCTGCAGCTTCTTCGATTCCAGTTGATTCGGCACGACGGACTGATCCAGTTTCGTGCGTTCGCTGCGTGGTGAAATTGAGTCGGTCGCGCGGAGCTCGTGTTCGACCTCGGCCATCAGGTACTCGAACCGGTAAGTGCCGATCTGGAACTGGTCTCCAGGACGCAACACGGCCTTGCGGGTGGCTCCTCCGTTGACGAGCAAAGTCGGCTCGGGGTGCATCGCTTCGATGAGGTGCCCGTCGGCTTCCGGCGTGATCATGCCGAACATCATCGGGATCTCGCCAGCCGAAAGCTGCAGATGGCAGGTGCTTCCGGCTCCGATGAGATACTGTTCCACATCCAGTGCCCGGACCGGAAACTGTGTCTTACCACGTACGATTCGAAGTACCGGCTTGTTGATCCGCATCTTCATGTCAGCATCCTGCTTAAGTCTCGATCCGTCGGTCGTTCGCCTTCGTCCTGCGAACGCAGCGGGCGTACCTCTGCCCATTCTGATATATCGACCTGGCAATCGTCGAATCTCAGAGAGGCTGCCAATCTTACTCAGCAAATTCAGAACGCCTCAATCGCAATTCAATCAGGGGTAGTGGGGCGGACAGGTGGGGTGGGGGTAATGCGCAATCTGGAAAGGATTGCATTGTGAAGAAATATCGATTGCGTCGAGAATGCGCTTCATATCGATTCTTCCGGTCGCCGATCTAATTCACAGGTACTCGTGCGCCCCCGTTCCGATTTGACCGGTCTTTCTTTCCGAAGCTACTTATGTCACGTCCCGTCGACTTTGACCTCGCCCTTCAGCTGCATCAGCAGGGAGATTTCGCCGCCGCGATTGACATCTACGATCAGCTGCTGCAAACGAGCCGCTCGCCTGTCGTGCTGCACGTTCGTGGGCTGGCCGAGCATCATCGAGGGCAACCGGAAGCGGCTCTTCCTTTTCTCCTGGAAGCTCTGGCGGGCGATCCGCAGATCGCGAAGATTCATAACAATCTCGGTTCGGTCTATCTGAAATTGCAGCAGCTACCGGCTGCGGAAGCGGCATTTCGTCAGGCGACGGCTCTGAATCCGAACCTCGCCGAGCCGTGGAAGAACCTGGGACAATGCCAGCTGAAGCTGGGGCAGCCCGCGGAAGCGGCGGTCAGCTTCGAGGCGGCATTAAAGCGGGATCCTAAAGATCTTTCGATGCTGAGGCTGCTGAGTACTGCTTACGAACAGGCCCGAAACTTTGGGCGAGCCGAAGAGGTCTGTCGACGCGCATTGGAACTGGTTCCGGATGATCCGCATCTGCTCAACGATCTGGCCAATGTGCTCTGGCAGCAACGGCGGCTCGCCGAAGCGGCTGAACTCTACGATCTGGCCACGCGGATCGACGTGAATCATGCCCGGATCTGGTCGAACTACGGTGCGGCTCTGCACGAGCTGAAACGGTTGCCAGAGGCGGAAACGGCCCTCAAGCAGGCGTTGCGGCTGCAACCTGACTACGGCGGAGCTCACTTCAATCTCGCCAATCTTTATCGAGACATGCTGAAGCATGAACTGGCATTGGAGCATTATCGCCGAGCCGTCGAGCTGAGCCCGAACGTCAAGGATTTCCGACTCAACTATGTCACGCTGCTGAACACGATGGGGGACTTTGCAGAGTCCGCCGTCCAGTGTCGCGGTCTGATCGATCTCGATCCAGACTACGCTCCGGCTTACTACAATCTGTTCACGTTCAATTCCTCGAATGTCACGGAAGAGGAAGTTGCTCAACTCGAGCGACTGTTGCAGCAGCCCGAAATCAATGGCGTCGACAAGGCCAATGCGTATTTCAGCCTGGGGAAACGGTGCGATCAGCTGAAGCGGTACGATGAGGCAGTCGTGCACTTCCAGAAGGCCAATGCGCTCACGCCGCGACGTTATCAGTTCCGCTACGAAGATCTGCAGGCTCAGCTGGAGTGTATCCGCAACGTCTTTTCTCCAGAGGCGGCCCCCTGGGCACGGCTGCGCGGTTCCGAGAGCGCTCGGCCGATCTTCATTCTGGGGATGCCGCGATCCGGGTCCACGCTTGTTGAGCAGATCCTGACCAGTCATCGTTCGATCGGAGGGGCCGGCGAGTTCGATGGCATCCGGCATTTGATCAGCAATCTCCTCACGCTCCCGTTCCAGCGTCGCAACCCGGCGTTAGCCGGCTATCCCGCCAGCGTGCAGGATGTGACCCAGAGCTACCTGGACGAGATGGCCGACGTCTATCTCAGCCGCATGGTCGACACCGCGGGAGAAGCCGAACGGATTACAGACAAGATGCCGAACAATGCGTTTCAACTCGGGTTGATCGCGACACTGTTTCCGAAGGCGACGGTCATTTACACCTGTCGCGAGCCGCGTGATATTGCACTGTCGTGCTACTTCCAGAATTTCACGACCCATCACGAGTTCAGCTACGACATGCGAAACATCGGCAAGTTCTATCGCGAACATGCCCTGATGATGGATTACTGGCGCAACGTCCTGCCGATCACCATTCACGATATCGTGTACGAAGAACTGGTTGCCGACCAGGAAGCGAAATCGCGGTGGCTCATCGAGGACGTATGCGGACTTCCGTGGGACGAGAACTGCCTGCAGTTTCATCGAAATGATCGCGCGGTTCTTACCGCTTCGCTTTGGCAGGTTCGCCAGCCGATCTATCGCCAGTCAGTTCAGAAGTGGAAGAACTACGCGTCTTTGCTCAAGCCGTTTGAGGAAGAACTGGCCGTGCTCGAACAGCGGCGGTCCGGTTCATCCGTGTGAAGAACGAACGATTCGTTCATTAGAGATTCAGAATTCAGCCAGCGAGGACAAGGACGTTGACTCGCCCATCCGATCAAACCAGCACACAGCCCGTCGGTTCCCATTCTGCTTCTGGGGAGCGTGCCCCGCACATCCCATTGCCGAATGATGCCCTGTCGCGCGCCATGGCGACGCATCAACAGGGAGACCTTGCGACGGCGATGCAGACGTACGAGCAGATTCTCGGCCATGAGCCGGATCATGCCGATGCGCTGCATCTTTCCGGGGTTGTCCTTCATCAGCAGGGGGAGCATCGGGCCGCGATGAAGCGGATTGAGCGTGCGCTGCAGTTGAAGCCCGCATCGATTCTGTACCGGAAGAACCTCGCCTCCGCGACGCGTGCCGCAGGCGATCTGCCGCGAGCCCGACAGTTGTGCGAGGAAGTGCTTGCTTCCGAACCGAACGACGCCATTGTCCAGCAGATGCTCGGACGAGTTCTCGAACAACTGCAGGACTATCGTGCGGCTCTGGTACACTTCCGTAATGCGCTGGAAGGGGACCTGAACGCCGACGACAGATTTGAGGTTCTGATTCACGCCGGCGACTGCTATTCCCGACTGGGAGAGCGAAAGCAGGCGATTCGAATCCTGGAGCAGACTCACGCGGAACGCCCGAATCAACTGTTGTCGAATCACAATCTGGGCCGGGAGTATCACTTCGCCGGAGACCTTGTTCAGGCCGAGAAGTACTATTTGCGCTCGCTGGAGATCGATCGGAACTGCGCATCCGCCTGGAACAATCTCGGCGTGATTTATCAGACGCGAGCCGAGTATCAGAAGTCGCGCAACTGCCTCGAAGAGGCGATGCGGATCATGCCGCAACTGGCGGATGTGAGCAACAACCTCGCCAACGTCTACGAAGCATTCGGAATCGAAGAGAAACTGCAGCCCCTTTACGAGCAGGCCATTCAGCTTCGTCCCGATTACGCGGAAGCACACCATTCGCTTTCGCAGGTTCATCTGCGCAATGAAGAGTTCATCACAGGTTGGGAGCTTTACGCGTGGCGACGTCGCAAGCAGGACCATGATCATCGTCCTTACCAGCATCCCGTCTGGGAGGGAACTTCGGTGAGTGACGGTCGACTGCTCATCTTCTCCGAACAGGGGATTGGTGATGTGGTCATGTTCGCGACTTGTCTTCCGGACGTGCTGAACAAGACGGGGAACGTCACCCTGGAAGTCGATCGTCGGATGCAGGGACTGCTCGCTCGTTCGTTCCCGAACATTGAGACAATCCCGCGTCCGGAAGTTGACCCGCCTGCGCCGCTGACTTTACCGGGCGTTGCGTCGCAGATTTCGCTCGCCGATCTGCCGTCCCGGTATCGACTGTCGCGTCACGAGTTTCCCCGACAGAAGTCGATTCTCGTCCCCGACCCGCAACTGAGAAACAGATGGCGGAGCCGGTTTGCCGAACTTGGCGACGGTTTGAAGGTTGGCATTTCCTGGTTTGGGGGAAAGAACGCCGACCTGCAAACCCGCCGCGCGATTCCGCTGCGGCAATGGGGGCAACTCCTGCGAATGCCGGGGGTTCATTTCGTCAATCTGCAGTATGGCGATCATCAGCAAGAGATCGATCAGGTCTGCAGCCGGGAAGGCGTGACGCTCCACAACTGGGCCGATTGCGATCCGCTCGCCGATCTTGAGAATTTCGCGGCTGAAATCGCAGAGCTTGATCTGGTGATCTCGATCGACAATGCCACCATTCATTTTGCTGGCGGACTCGGCACGCCAACATGGTGTCTGTTGCATCAACTTGCCGACTGGCGGTGGTTCCATGACGACGACACGACGCCGTGGTACGAATCGCTCCGTTTATTTCGGCAGTCGACCCAGGGCGACTGGCAACCGGTGCTCCATCGCGTGGCTGAAGAACTCAGTCGACAGGCGGGCGGAGTGGCGATTCCGGAAGTGACACAACAGTTTGACGCGGCTCCGACGATTCCGCAGTCTCCGACGCTGCCTGTGGTCCCGGTTTCTTCTGGGCTCAAACCTCGTTGT
The sequence above is a segment of the Rubinisphaera margarita genome. Coding sequences within it:
- a CDS encoding serine/threonine protein kinase; translated protein: MIPDQVGPYQIERKIGSGGMGTVYLGRHVESDRVAAVKVLPASLAREEGFVLRFTREIEAMQSVSNPHIVEIYESGVDDSETYYYAMEYVEGVTLNQYIRDQGRIPWRTVIELAIQICQALKSAHDAGVIHRDLKPSNLLITPDENIKLLDFGVAQVFASSRLTKTGGIIGTAEYMSPEQAQGRRATKKSDIYSLGAVMYAMLTARPPFSGQTSMEVIQKHRFGQFDRPRTYVPDIPHWLDDVVCQCLEKDPDKRYPDTYVLSLRLKEILKKVDLSISGTLPDDTAGNILDGTAETIVAGTEDPNAVGGTLMRDLIRAEIERAESGSALARYFDNTWVLILLLIAVIAGGVYWFQQQQLSPEERFARGQELFDKGTIYWPEARDEFLAPLIEEDPDRWEAEVSPMLSEILVEELKQDFGVTRLSRKRVHGVTDAQRFLRMAGEYYKLGDRVAAEQVLRNLYGLLEGDNDHTELRRAIGEILDDLSLQVDETLQSSDSRPLASTALMRAREMLKKGQNEEARSILRSLIELYDGDSTSQNEVDAARQLLRNTESSTQ
- a CDS encoding sulfatase family protein, with product MIRTNVLLTFLCVIVPMLHVGTVLEAAEGQPNILWITCEDMSARLSFYGDDTVKTPRLDELASQSVRYNHCYGTYGVCAPNRHTLIMGMYPSTTGAMAMRTWKRTSALHLIKDPELLAIPTYEATPPAGAKCFTEYLRANGYYCSNNSKTDYQFRTPITAWDDSSKKAHWRNRPDDQTPFFSVFNFTITHESKVHKQSSPTVVDPAGVELPPYYPDTPIIRRDLARHYDNIIALDAQVGEVLDQLEEDGLADDTIVFFFSDHGDGLPRAKRWVYDSGIHVPLLVRYPDGKKAGTTNDDLVSFVDFAPTVLSLAGISLPAHMQGTAFLGPAAGKKREYIFAFRDRMDPATERIRAVRDHRFKYVRNYRPDLPYIAFQPYRDLMELMQEIHRLNREGTLTEDQWQFTAQYKPLEEFYDTENDPHEIHNLAGDPKWFSEMARLREAHERFFRMLGDLGELPETELVKHLWPPDGEQPETAVPVIRQQGDEVQVSCDTEGASIAFRRPNDKNWQLYVEPFTAPAGTIVKAQAIRLGWKPSPTVEHKMQ
- a CDS encoding amidohydrolase: MNEQIENDTAAPENDVSLLEELVHDCQMVMAHAWMVRTFVKHSDESEDFPELMGIARSVFDTSRALETRVDDPAAYFKMLSKKIGKLEKATRQFAVDAPEASTHTNFQQAVLSMQTCCRDLRSLMERGQQELKKAV
- a CDS encoding FHA domain-containing protein; the encoded protein is MKMRINKPVLRIVRGKTQFPVRALDVEQYLIGAGSTCHLQLSAGEIPMMFGMITPEADGHLIEAMHPEPTLLVNGGATRKAVLRPGDQFQIGTYRFEYLMAEVEHELRATDSISPRSERTKLDQSVVPNQLESKKLQELTAAQLVDKIEQELKLLDELDHYDDLEHGYTLEFPEGDQSGPNRLSA
- a CDS encoding adenine phosphoribosyltransferase — its product is MTATLDLKQYIRSVPNFPKPGIMFRDITPLLANAGAMRESVRQFADHFRDSGVTKIMAAEARGFIFAAPLAMELDVSFIPVRKPKKLPFDTHAFHYELEYGTDCLEIHIDAVDEGDKVLLIDDLLATGGTIQACAKLAEQCGAEVVGCGFLIELDFLDGRRHLADYDVCSLIHYQDENP
- a CDS encoding tetratricopeptide repeat-containing sulfotransferase family protein, which produces MSRPVDFDLALQLHQQGDFAAAIDIYDQLLQTSRSPVVLHVRGLAEHHRGQPEAALPFLLEALAGDPQIAKIHNNLGSVYLKLQQLPAAEAAFRQATALNPNLAEPWKNLGQCQLKLGQPAEAAVSFEAALKRDPKDLSMLRLLSTAYEQARNFGRAEEVCRRALELVPDDPHLLNDLANVLWQQRRLAEAAELYDLATRIDVNHARIWSNYGAALHELKRLPEAETALKQALRLQPDYGGAHFNLANLYRDMLKHELALEHYRRAVELSPNVKDFRLNYVTLLNTMGDFAESAVQCRGLIDLDPDYAPAYYNLFTFNSSNVTEEEVAQLERLLQQPEINGVDKANAYFSLGKRCDQLKRYDEAVVHFQKANALTPRRYQFRYEDLQAQLECIRNVFSPEAAPWARLRGSESARPIFILGMPRSGSTLVEQILTSHRSIGGAGEFDGIRHLISNLLTLPFQRRNPALAGYPASVQDVTQSYLDEMADVYLSRMVDTAGEAERITDKMPNNAFQLGLIATLFPKATVIYTCREPRDIALSCYFQNFTTHHEFSYDMRNIGKFYREHALMMDYWRNVLPITIHDIVYEELVADQEAKSRWLIEDVCGLPWDENCLQFHRNDRAVLTASLWQVRQPIYRQSVQKWKNYASLLKPFEEELAVLEQRRSGSSV